The genomic interval TAAGGCAGGTTTTCTAAAAACTGCTCTTTCTTGTGCTTTGGTTTTGGCTTGTATGTTTCCTGGGCTATTTGAGAATACACATAACTGCTGTGCTTTACCAATATAGTAATCATATCCAACGTATTTTGAAAGTCGGTATCGTTACAATAAATGGTCTGTTCTATGTTTCCATCTTCCATAATTCGGAGTGCTGAAAAAATCATCATTATACGGTAGGCAATTAAGCCCAAACGCCTTACTGAACTGATAATCTCTTCTTCTTGGATATTGACATACAGGGTTTGCATTTTCTCAAAGAATTGATTGAATTGCAATTGCTGTGATGGGGTCAAAGAAAAGTGTACATCGGGGTTGGCTTGTAAAGTTTGGTACAAACTGAAAAACTCATTGCCCAGCTTTTCAAAATGCACATCTAAACCGTTTTCTGTTTTAGAGGCAAATACATCTTTCCAAATCAATTTCATATTCATTACATAGAACATAAAACGGCTGAATAAACCATTTTCAGCATTGGGAATGAGGGTTGTAATTTGCTTGGGTGTACCTGAAAGTAAAGCTGATAAACAAGGTCTGTCAATTTCAACATATTCCTTGTCTGTTCTGCGATAGTATGAGATAGGTTCGTGTTGAAAAGCATTGCGAAAACCATCGCTAAAGTCTCCGTAATCGCTTTTAAATGCTTTGGCAAGGGTATCACCCTCTGTTTCAAAAATAAGCCCTCTTTTGTCGCTATCGCCCAATATTTCTAAAAAGCCAGTTGCACTGTTATTGGCAGGAATGAACAACATTTTTTGAGGTGGTTTCTGTGGCTTTTCGGTGTTGGCATCTTTACCCTTGTTTGCGTTGTACTCTTGCATATCCACCTCAAACTGTTGCTTCATTATCTTGGCTTGGTTTCTTAGTGCTAAGTGTATGGGTTCAACCAATTTTCGGCAATGAATTAAAATGCCTTTCCCTGCTGATGCTTTGGCAGAAATGAAAATGAACAAGTTTGTATTTACTGGATTATCGCCATACTTACCAATGAGTTTAGGAAATGCCACACTTAACGTAACCAATGAGCCTAACAATAAAATATCCCTTTCTTCTTTGGTGGTGGCTACTCCTGTAATGTGTTTTAAAAACTCTGGTATTGTTTCAAACACTGCATCGGGCAAAGTAGGCATTTGTTCTTCGGGCTTTGCTTCCTCTTGATCCGTTGCTTTTTGCTTTGGTTCAAATTTTTTGTGTTCTTGAGTGTGGTGTGAATAGGCACTATTTACGGCAGTCTTAATTTCTCTTTCAGATAAATCAAAATGCTGTGTACATAGTATTTCAGTATCGGATTGCGATAAACCAACTCTGTTGCAATTAGAAGCAAGCAGATAAATATAATTATTTCTGTTTCCATCGGTGTATGATGCTTTTTGGTTTGTGAATTGAATTTGTTGATTGAATAAAAATGTAATGTTGAGGTCTTCGGGTTCTGCCGTTTCTATTGGAACAACTGGAGCAATAGCCGTAGGCGTTTGCGATTGTTGTACTTGAATGAATTGGGGCAAAGCCACAATGAATTTCTCGTTTTGGATGGTTCGGTATGCGTTGGGGTCGTGGCTCATAAAACAAAGCCTTGTAACATCTTTGCAGCTTGGGTCTGCCTTTAATCCTGTGGCATCTTCATAGTACTTCTGCACTTGCAAATAAGCAATGTCGTGGTGTTCCAGTTCGGTGCTTACCTCAACAAATACTTTTAAGCCGTTGCCACTTGGACTGATGAAGC from Saprospiraceae bacterium carries:
- a CDS encoding DUF3987 domain-containing protein, producing MASSTIFKNFTVPVEKKSLLLIGKDIISDKYKTEVEEIRNLIAQGNKEAANEKKKQLLAFTPSAVFSEKRQMPFLEMYSGFVHLDFDKLTQEELQTAFAIISKISYTSLCFISPSGNGLKVFVEVSTELEHHDIAYLQVQKYYEDATGLKADPSCKDVTRLCFMSHDPNAYRTIQNEKFIVALPQFIQVQQSQTPTAIAPVVPIETAEPEDLNITFLFNQQIQFTNQKASYTDGNRNNYIYLLASNCNRVGLSQSDTEILCTQHFDLSEREIKTAVNSAYSHHTQEHKKFEPKQKATDQEEAKPEEQMPTLPDAVFETIPEFLKHITGVATTKEERDILLLGSLVTLSVAFPKLIGKYGDNPVNTNLFIFISAKASAGKGILIHCRKLVEPIHLALRNQAKIMKQQFEVDMQEYNANKGKDANTEKPQKPPQKMLFIPANNSATGFLEILGDSDKRGLIFETEGDTLAKAFKSDYGDFSDGFRNAFQHEPISYYRRTDKEYVEIDRPCLSALLSGTPKQITTLIPNAENGLFSRFMFYVMNMKLIWKDVFASKTENGLDVHFEKLGNEFFSLYQTLQANPDVHFSLTPSQQLQFNQFFEKMQTLYVNIQEEEIISSVRRLGLIAYRIMMIFSALRIMEDGNIEQTIYCNDTDFQNTLDMITILVKHSSYVYSQIAQETYKPKPKHKKEQFLENLPYHFNRQTYVATALSLGITDKSAQRYIKEFKDADIIQYDGHDQYTNPNAKNPQ